A single window of Nocardia higoensis DNA harbors:
- the rpsO gene encoding 30S ribosomal protein S15 yields the protein MALTTEQKSAILAEYGLHEKDTGSPEAQIALLSKRIADITEHLKQHKHDHHTRHGLMALIGRRKRLSKYLADNDIERYRALIERLGLRR from the coding sequence ATGGCGCTGACCACCGAACAGAAGTCGGCCATCCTGGCCGAGTACGGCCTGCACGAGAAGGACACCGGCTCCCCGGAGGCGCAGATCGCGCTGCTGTCCAAGCGGATCGCCGACATCACCGAGCACCTGAAGCAGCACAAGCACGACCACCACACCCGCCACGGCCTGATGGCGCTGATCGGTCGGCGCAAGCGGCTGTCGAAGTACCTGGCCGACAACGACATCGAGCGCTACCGCGCCCTGATCGAGCGCCTGGGTCTGCGCCGCTGA
- a CDS encoding polyribonucleotide nucleotidyltransferase — protein sequence MTQTTERKSSAVEVEPGVFESVALIDNGSYGTRTVRFETGRLARQAAGSVVAYLDDENMLLSATTAGKSPKEQFDFFPLTVDVEERMYAAGRIPGSFFRREGRPSTDAILTCRLIDRPLRPSFVDGLRNEIQVVVTVLSLDPNDLYDVVAINAASASTQIAGLPFSGPVGGVRVALIPDHDGSGQWVAFPTVEQLEGAVFDMVVAGRVVESGDVAIMMVEAEATDKVIELIEGGAQAPTEAVVAEGLEAAKPFIARLCRAQADLAELAAKPTGEFPLFPPYESDVFEAVEAAAKADLDQALSIADKQAREARTDEIKLAVLDELAEKFAGREKELGAAFRSVTKKLVRKRILTDGFRIDGRGLADIRALSAEVAVIPRAHGSALFERGETQIMGVTTLDMVKMAQQVDSLGPETSKRYMHHYNFPPFSTGETGRVGSPKRREIGHGALAERALIPVLPSQEEFPYAIRQVSEALGSNGSTSMGSVCASTLSLLNAGVPLKAPVAGIAMGLVSDTVTNDKGESEIRYVALTDILGAEDAFGDMDFKVAGTRDFVTALQLDTKLDGIPSQVLAGALSQAHDARTTILDVMAEAIATPDEMSPYAPRVTAIKIPVDKIGEVIGPKGKVINQITEDTGANISIEDDGTVFVGATDGPSAQAAIDAINAIANPQLPKVGERFLGTVVKTTAFGAFVSLLPGRDGLVHISKLGQGKRVAKVEDVVNVGDKLRVEIADIDNRGKISLVPVEEAAEEPAAADAVDAGAE from the coding sequence ATGACGCAGACAACTGAACGCAAGTCTTCGGCCGTCGAGGTCGAGCCGGGTGTCTTCGAGTCGGTCGCGCTGATCGACAACGGCAGCTACGGCACCCGCACCGTGCGTTTCGAGACCGGCCGCCTGGCCCGTCAGGCCGCGGGTTCGGTCGTGGCCTACCTGGACGACGAGAACATGCTGCTGTCGGCCACCACCGCGGGTAAGTCCCCCAAGGAGCAGTTCGACTTCTTCCCGCTGACGGTGGATGTCGAGGAGCGGATGTACGCCGCGGGGCGCATCCCCGGTTCGTTCTTCCGTCGTGAGGGCCGTCCCTCCACCGACGCGATCCTGACCTGCCGCCTGATCGACCGTCCGCTGCGCCCGTCGTTCGTCGACGGCCTGCGCAACGAGATCCAGGTCGTGGTCACCGTGCTGAGCCTGGATCCGAACGATCTGTACGACGTGGTGGCCATCAACGCCGCCTCCGCCTCCACCCAGATCGCCGGCCTGCCGTTCTCCGGCCCGGTCGGCGGCGTGCGCGTCGCGCTGATCCCCGACCACGACGGCAGCGGCCAGTGGGTCGCGTTCCCGACCGTCGAGCAGCTCGAGGGCGCGGTCTTCGACATGGTCGTCGCGGGCCGGGTCGTCGAATCCGGTGACGTCGCGATCATGATGGTCGAGGCCGAGGCCACCGACAAGGTCATCGAGCTGATCGAGGGTGGCGCGCAGGCGCCCACCGAGGCCGTCGTCGCCGAGGGCCTCGAGGCCGCCAAGCCGTTCATCGCCCGGCTGTGCCGCGCGCAGGCGGATCTGGCCGAGCTGGCCGCCAAGCCGACCGGCGAGTTCCCGCTGTTCCCGCCCTACGAGAGCGATGTGTTCGAGGCGGTCGAGGCCGCGGCGAAGGCCGACCTGGACCAGGCGCTGAGCATCGCCGACAAGCAGGCCCGTGAGGCCCGCACCGACGAGATCAAGCTCGCCGTGCTCGACGAGCTGGCCGAGAAGTTCGCCGGTCGCGAGAAGGAACTGGGCGCGGCGTTCCGTTCGGTCACCAAGAAGCTGGTGCGCAAGCGCATCCTGACCGACGGTTTCCGCATCGACGGCCGCGGTCTGGCCGACATCCGCGCGCTCTCGGCCGAGGTGGCCGTGATTCCGCGTGCGCACGGTTCGGCGCTGTTCGAGCGTGGCGAGACCCAGATCATGGGCGTCACCACCCTGGACATGGTCAAGATGGCCCAGCAGGTCGACTCGCTCGGCCCGGAGACCAGCAAGCGCTACATGCACCACTACAACTTCCCGCCGTTCTCCACCGGTGAGACCGGTCGCGTGGGCTCGCCCAAGCGGCGCGAGATCGGCCACGGTGCGCTGGCCGAGCGCGCGCTGATCCCGGTGCTGCCCAGCCAGGAGGAGTTCCCTTACGCCATCCGTCAGGTCTCCGAGGCGCTGGGCTCCAACGGCTCCACCTCGATGGGCTCGGTCTGCGCCTCGACGCTGTCGCTGCTCAACGCCGGTGTGCCGCTCAAGGCGCCGGTCGCCGGTATCGCGATGGGCCTGGTGTCGGACACCGTCACCAACGACAAGGGCGAGTCCGAGATCCGCTACGTCGCGCTGACCGACATCCTCGGCGCCGAGGATGCCTTCGGCGACATGGACTTCAAGGTCGCGGGCACCCGTGACTTCGTCACCGCGCTGCAGCTGGACACCAAGCTCGACGGCATCCCCTCGCAGGTGCTCGCCGGTGCGCTGAGCCAGGCGCACGACGCGCGCACCACGATCCTGGACGTGATGGCCGAGGCCATCGCCACCCCGGACGAGATGAGCCCCTACGCGCCGCGCGTCACCGCGATCAAGATCCCGGTCGACAAGATCGGCGAGGTGATCGGCCCGAAGGGCAAGGTCATCAACCAGATCACCGAGGACACCGGCGCCAACATCTCCATCGAGGACGACGGCACCGTGTTCGTCGGCGCGACCGACGGCCCGTCGGCGCAGGCCGCGATCGACGCGATCAACGCCATCGCCAACCCGCAGCTGCCGAAGGTCGGCGAGCGCTTCCTGGGCACGGTCGTCAAGACCACCGCCTTCGGCGCGTTCGTCTCGCTGCTGCCGGGCCGCGACGGTCTGGTGCACATCTCCAAGCTGGGGCAGGGCAAGCGCGTGGCCAAGGTCGAGGACGTGGTGAACGTCGGCGACAAGCTGCGTGTGGAGATCGCCGACATCGACAACCGCGGCAAGATCTCCCTCGTGCCGGTCGAGGAGGCCGCCGAGGAGCCCGCCGCCGCGGATGCCGTGGATGCCGGAGCCGAGTAG
- a CDS encoding M16 family metallopeptidase, which yields MLAQGGSSAQREVGEAVDTGVRRTVLPGGLRVVTEHVPGVRSASVGVWVGVGSRDEGRTVAGAAHFLEHLLFKATPTRSALDIAQAMDAVGGELNAFTAKEQTCYYAHVLDEDLPLAVDMVSDVVLNGLCRPVDVDVERQVVLEEIAMRDDDPEDLVGDSFLTALFGDHPIGRPVIGSVESVESMTAAQLRGFHLRRYRPDRMVVAVAGNVEHEHTVELVHRAFAGRLDLSAEPAPRREGTFRGRAVPELRRNFRDSEQAHLVFGVRAFGRHEAERRWPLSVLNTVVGGGLSSRLFQCIREERGLAYSVYSSVDTFADTGAFSVYLGCQPENLGQVAELARGVLEEIAEHGVTDAECARAKGSLRGGLVLGLEDSGSRMNRIGRSELSYGNHRSVSETLSRIDAVTTDEVAAIASTLLSRPFAASVTGPYRRTRDLPAAVRRLVA from the coding sequence CTGCTCGCGCAGGGGGGTTCGTCAGCGCAACGGGAGGTCGGCGAAGCCGTGGACACCGGCGTGCGGCGCACGGTGCTGCCCGGCGGCCTGCGGGTCGTGACCGAGCACGTGCCGGGCGTGCGGTCGGCATCCGTCGGGGTGTGGGTCGGCGTGGGTTCGCGCGACGAGGGCCGCACCGTCGCCGGTGCGGCGCACTTCCTCGAGCATCTGCTGTTCAAGGCGACGCCCACGCGCTCGGCGCTGGACATCGCGCAGGCGATGGACGCGGTCGGTGGTGAGCTCAACGCCTTCACCGCCAAGGAGCAGACCTGCTATTACGCCCACGTGCTCGACGAGGATCTGCCGCTGGCGGTGGACATGGTCTCCGACGTGGTACTCAACGGCCTGTGCCGACCGGTCGATGTGGACGTGGAGCGGCAGGTGGTGCTCGAGGAGATCGCCATGCGCGACGACGATCCCGAGGATCTGGTCGGCGACTCCTTCCTGACCGCCCTGTTCGGCGATCATCCGATCGGGCGGCCGGTGATCGGGTCGGTGGAGTCCGTCGAGTCGATGACCGCCGCCCAGCTGCGCGGGTTCCATCTGCGCCGCTACCGTCCGGACCGGATGGTCGTCGCGGTGGCGGGCAATGTCGAGCACGAGCACACCGTCGAACTGGTGCACCGGGCTTTCGCCGGTCGCCTCGACCTGTCGGCCGAGCCGGCGCCGCGCCGGGAGGGGACCTTTCGCGGGCGGGCCGTTCCGGAACTGCGGCGCAACTTCCGCGACAGCGAGCAGGCGCACCTGGTGTTCGGGGTGCGCGCCTTCGGGCGTCACGAGGCCGAACGGCGCTGGCCGCTGTCGGTGCTCAACACCGTCGTCGGCGGCGGACTCAGTTCGCGGCTGTTCCAGTGCATCCGGGAGGAGCGCGGGCTGGCCTACTCGGTGTATTCGAGTGTGGACACCTTCGCCGACACCGGGGCGTTCTCGGTGTACCTGGGTTGCCAGCCGGAGAACCTCGGGCAGGTGGCGGAGCTGGCGCGTGGGGTGCTCGAGGAGATCGCCGAACACGGCGTCACCGATGCCGAATGCGCCCGCGCGAAGGGGTCGCTGCGTGGCGGGCTCGTGCTCGGCCTGGAGGATTCCGGGTCGCGGATGAACCGGATCGGGCGCAGCGAACTCAGCTACGGCAATCACCGCAGTGTCTCCGAGACGCTCTCGCGCATCGATGCCGTGACCACCGACGAGGTCGCCGCTATCGCCTCGACATTGCTGTCGCGCCCGTTCGCGGCCTCGGTCACCGGACCGTACCGGCGGACACGTGACCTGCCCGCCGCGGTGCGTCGCCTGGTCGCCTGA
- a CDS encoding bifunctional riboflavin kinase/FAD synthetase: MQRWRSLEDVPADWGRCVLTIGVFDGVHRGHAQLISRAVKSAAARGVPAVLMTFDPHPMEVVRPGSHPAQLTTLTRRAELVEELGIDVFCVMPFTPEFMKLTPGRYVHDLLVERLHVAEVVVGDNFTFGKKAAGTVATMKELGQRFGFEVDEVTLVGEHAVTFSSTYIRACVDAGDMRSAAEALGRPHRVEGVVVRGDGRGRELGFPTANVAPPMFAAIPADGVYAGWFTVLGPGPTIGTVTPGERAMAAISVGTNPTFSGRARTVEAYVIDGKADLYGQHVAVDFVEHLRGMEKFDGLDQLIEAMGRDVDNARRILAE, translated from the coding sequence GTGCAGAGATGGCGAAGTCTCGAGGACGTGCCCGCGGACTGGGGTCGCTGCGTGCTCACGATCGGCGTTTTCGACGGAGTGCACCGTGGCCACGCGCAACTGATCAGCAGAGCGGTGAAATCGGCCGCCGCGCGCGGTGTTCCAGCGGTGCTGATGACCTTCGATCCGCACCCGATGGAAGTGGTGCGACCCGGTTCCCATCCGGCCCAGCTGACCACGCTGACCCGTCGCGCCGAGCTGGTCGAGGAACTCGGCATCGATGTGTTCTGCGTGATGCCCTTCACCCCCGAGTTCATGAAGCTCACGCCGGGCCGCTACGTGCACGATCTGCTGGTCGAACGGCTGCACGTCGCCGAGGTGGTGGTGGGCGACAACTTCACCTTCGGCAAGAAGGCGGCGGGCACCGTGGCGACCATGAAAGAGCTGGGGCAGCGCTTCGGTTTCGAGGTCGACGAGGTCACGCTCGTCGGTGAGCACGCGGTCACCTTCTCCTCGACCTACATCCGCGCCTGTGTCGACGCGGGGGACATGCGGTCGGCCGCCGAGGCGCTGGGCCGCCCGCATCGCGTCGAGGGCGTCGTCGTGCGCGGCGACGGACGTGGCCGTGAGCTCGGTTTCCCCACCGCCAATGTCGCGCCGCCGATGTTCGCGGCCATCCCCGCCGACGGGGTCTACGCGGGCTGGTTCACCGTGCTCGGTCCCGGCCCCACCATCGGCACCGTCACCCCGGGCGAGCGGGCGATGGCCGCCATCTCCGTGGGCACCAACCCCACCTTCTCCGGCCGGGCCCGCACCGTCGAGGCCTACGTCATCGACGGCAAGGCCGACCTGTACGGCCAGCATGTGGCGGTCGATTTCGTCGAGCACCTGCGCGGTATGGAGAAGTTCGACGGGCTCGACCAGTTGATCGAGGCGATGGGCCGCGACGTGGACAACGCGCGCCGCATCCTCGCCGAGTGA
- a CDS encoding response regulator transcription factor, with translation MSSGVGTRYRIALVEDHESVAIGLSAMLAGEPDLEVVHSARTVAGLLERTGGDLDLDLVILDLRLADGSAPEDNVRTLRERGVEVLVFTGAENPFLVRSAAKAGVLGVLRKSESAETVVAAVRRAASGEQVVTTDWAAAIDGDPQLSDVGLSPRQEEVLTLYASGEKASRVARMTGLSEQTVNDYLGRIRQKYADAGRPAPTKTDLYKRAVEDGWLPVPERAPRG, from the coding sequence GTGAGTTCCGGTGTGGGAACGCGTTATCGGATCGCGTTGGTCGAGGATCACGAGTCGGTCGCGATCGGACTGTCCGCGATGCTCGCCGGTGAACCGGATCTCGAGGTGGTGCATTCGGCGCGCACGGTCGCCGGGCTGCTCGAGCGAACCGGCGGTGACCTCGATCTGGATCTGGTCATCCTCGATCTGCGGTTGGCCGACGGCTCCGCCCCCGAGGACAACGTGCGTACGCTCCGTGAACGCGGGGTCGAGGTACTGGTGTTCACCGGCGCGGAGAACCCGTTCCTGGTGCGGTCGGCCGCCAAGGCCGGGGTACTGGGGGTGCTGCGCAAGTCCGAGAGCGCGGAGACGGTCGTGGCGGCGGTGCGCCGGGCCGCTTCCGGGGAACAAGTCGTGACCACCGACTGGGCGGCCGCCATCGACGGCGATCCGCAACTCTCCGACGTCGGACTCAGCCCGCGGCAGGAGGAAGTGCTCACCCTGTACGCCTCGGGGGAGAAGGCGTCGCGGGTGGCGCGGATGACGGGGCTGTCCGAACAGACCGTCAACGATTACCTCGGCCGCATCCGCCAGAAGTACGCCGACGCCGGACGGCCCGCGCCCACCAAGACCGATCTCTACAAGCGCGCCGTCGAGGACGGATGGCTGCCGGTACCCGAGCGCGCGCCGCGCGGATGA
- the dapB gene encoding 4-hydroxy-tetrahydrodipicolinate reductase, with product MTIRVGVLGARGKVGQAICAAVQAADDLELVAEVDKDDALDSFTESGAQVVVDFTHPDVVMGNLKFLVENGIHAVVGTTGFDADRLDEVRGWLSESPSTGVLIAPNFAIGAVLSMRFAEQAARFFDSVEVIELHHPNKADAPSGTAYRTAGLIAEARQRAGVGRSPDATTTELEGARGADVDGVRVHSVRLAGLVAHQEVLFGTQGETLTIRHDSIDRSSFAPGVLLGVRGIAERPGLTVGLDPFLDL from the coding sequence GTGACCATTCGGGTCGGAGTGCTGGGAGCACGCGGGAAAGTCGGACAGGCGATCTGCGCGGCGGTTCAGGCGGCGGACGACCTGGAACTGGTCGCCGAGGTCGACAAGGACGACGCGCTGGACAGCTTCACCGAGTCGGGCGCCCAGGTGGTGGTCGATTTCACCCATCCCGACGTGGTGATGGGCAACCTGAAGTTCCTGGTCGAGAACGGCATCCATGCCGTCGTCGGCACCACCGGCTTCGACGCCGACCGCCTGGACGAGGTGCGCGGCTGGCTGTCGGAGAGCCCGAGCACCGGCGTGCTGATCGCGCCGAACTTCGCCATCGGCGCGGTGCTGTCGATGCGCTTCGCCGAGCAGGCGGCCCGGTTCTTCGATTCGGTCGAGGTCATCGAGTTGCATCACCCCAACAAGGCCGACGCGCCCTCCGGCACGGCCTACCGCACCGCCGGGCTGATCGCCGAGGCCAGGCAGCGCGCCGGTGTCGGTCGTAGTCCCGACGCCACCACCACCGAACTCGAGGGTGCGCGCGGCGCCGACGTGGACGGCGTCCGGGTGCACTCGGTGCGCCTGGCCGGGCTCGTGGCCCACCAGGAGGTGCTGTTCGGCACCCAGGGCGAGACCCTGACCATCCGCCACGACTCGATCGACCGGTCCTCGTTCGCTCCCGGCGTACTGCTCGGCGTGCGCGGGATCGCCGAGCGCCCCGGGCTCACGGTGGGCCTCGACCCGTTCCTCGATCTGTGA
- a CDS encoding MFS transporter, whose protein sequence is MAALTTVVDERPATQRWAYGLVLAATGVALGVSGAPAPLYGLYEQQWQLSPFTTTLVFAVYAVAALAAVLVSGRISDVVGRKPVLVGAFVVLIAGLAVFLLADSVPMLLLARALHGLAVGSTVVAGAAALLDLRPRHGARSGQLSGVAFNVGMAVAILGSALLAQYAPHPLRTPYVVITVLCLAVGAGVLLLREPHGARVPGVIRIAKPAVPQEIRADFWFSAIGVMAAWSVLGVLLSLYPSLAAQQTGIHNLVFGGAVVASTALSGAAVQLVAHRVRARRAAIVGDTGMAAALLLTVPALATHSWIAVLGAGIALGATFGLGFGGSLRHLSEVVPPHKRGETMSAYYLLAYSAMALPTVAAGWAATTWGIEQVFPWFVTSVALACLGAAGLGLRRNRIAAVVR, encoded by the coding sequence ATGGCAGCGTTGACGACAGTGGTCGACGAGCGGCCCGCCACGCAGCGATGGGCCTACGGCCTGGTGCTGGCGGCCACCGGCGTCGCCCTCGGCGTCTCCGGCGCGCCCGCGCCGCTGTACGGCCTCTACGAACAGCAATGGCAACTGTCGCCGTTCACCACGACGTTGGTGTTCGCGGTGTACGCGGTCGCGGCGCTGGCGGCGGTTCTGGTGTCGGGACGGATCTCCGACGTCGTCGGCCGCAAGCCGGTGCTGGTCGGCGCCTTCGTCGTGCTGATCGCCGGACTCGCGGTGTTCCTGCTCGCCGACTCGGTGCCGATGCTGTTGCTGGCCAGAGCATTACACGGTCTCGCGGTCGGCTCGACGGTGGTGGCCGGAGCCGCGGCGCTGCTGGATCTGCGCCCGCGGCACGGCGCTCGGTCCGGGCAGCTCAGCGGCGTCGCGTTCAATGTCGGTATGGCCGTGGCGATCCTGGGCTCGGCGCTGCTGGCCCAGTACGCGCCACACCCGCTGCGCACGCCGTACGTCGTGATCACCGTGCTCTGCCTGGCCGTCGGCGCAGGCGTGCTGCTGCTGCGCGAACCGCACGGCGCGCGCGTTCCCGGCGTCATCCGTATCGCGAAACCAGCTGTGCCGCAGGAGATCCGCGCCGACTTCTGGTTCTCGGCGATCGGCGTGATGGCGGCCTGGTCGGTGCTCGGCGTCTTGCTGTCGCTGTACCCGTCGCTGGCCGCCCAGCAGACCGGCATCCACAATCTCGTCTTCGGCGGTGCCGTGGTCGCCTCGACGGCATTGTCCGGCGCCGCCGTGCAGTTGGTGGCGCACCGCGTCCGCGCCCGCCGTGCCGCCATCGTCGGCGACACCGGCATGGCCGCCGCGTTGCTGCTCACCGTGCCCGCGCTGGCCACCCACAGCTGGATCGCGGTCCTCGGCGCGGGCATCGCGCTCGGTGCCACCTTCGGCCTCGGTTTCGGCGGCTCGCTGCGGCATCTGTCGGAGGTGGTGCCCCCGCACAAGCGCGGGGAAACCATGTCGGCCTACTACCTGCTCGCCTACTCGGCCATGGCGCTGCCGACGGTGGCGGCGGGCTGGGCCGCCACCACCTGGGGCATCGAGCAGGTGTTCCCGTGGTTCGTCACATCGGTCGCGCTGGCCTGCCTGGGCGCGGCCGGGCTCGGTCTGCGCCGCAACCGGATCGCCGCGGTCGTGCGCTGA
- a CDS encoding ArsR/SmtB family transcription factor: MTDAQPEPPPPVAALPTVLGALQDPVRLEMVRRLSNAGDAVRCSALYDAINKSTATHHFKILHKAGLVERVVIEGNTYQRLRTEDLETALPGLLASVVGAANHAAQH; the protein is encoded by the coding sequence ATGACCGACGCGCAACCCGAACCCCCGCCGCCTGTCGCCGCGCTACCGACCGTGCTGGGCGCGCTTCAGGACCCGGTTCGCCTCGAGATGGTGCGCAGATTGAGCAACGCGGGTGACGCGGTGCGCTGCAGCGCCCTCTACGACGCGATCAACAAATCGACCGCGACCCATCACTTCAAGATCCTGCACAAGGCCGGGCTGGTGGAGCGGGTCGTCATCGAGGGCAATACCTACCAACGTCTGCGCACCGAGGACCTGGAAACCGCGCTGCCCGGACTACTGGCCTCCGTGGTCGGCGCGGCCAACCACGCGGCCCAGCACTGA
- a CDS encoding flavodoxin family protein yields MARLLIVHHTPSPHCQEMFEAVLAGATDPEIEGVQVVRRPALTCSPTDFLEADGYLLGTPVNLGYISGALKHAFDSAYYQILDSTRGRPFGVWLHGNEGTEGAQRALRSITTGLGWEQAVDTVVVSGKPDKAAVQACWNLGATVAATLMA; encoded by the coding sequence ATGGCGAGGCTGCTGATCGTCCACCACACCCCGTCTCCGCACTGCCAGGAGATGTTCGAGGCGGTGCTGGCCGGTGCCACCGATCCCGAGATCGAAGGGGTGCAGGTCGTCCGGCGACCGGCACTGACCTGCTCGCCCACCGATTTCCTGGAAGCCGATGGCTATCTGCTCGGCACCCCGGTCAACCTGGGGTACATCTCGGGGGCTCTGAAGCACGCCTTCGACAGCGCCTACTACCAGATCCTCGATTCGACGCGGGGCAGGCCGTTCGGAGTCTGGCTGCACGGCAACGAGGGCACCGAGGGAGCGCAGCGCGCGCTGAGGTCCATCACCACCGGTCTGGGCTGGGAACAGGCCGTGGACACCGTCGTGGTGTCAGGGAAGCCGGACAAGGCGGCGGTGCAGGCGTGCTGGAATCTCGGCGCGACCGTCGCCGCGACGCTGATGGCATAA
- a CDS encoding metal-dependent transcriptional regulator, which translates to MPKLADVPGKRDVATRRELNDASVNATVATDAAVEGVTTVAPDLTSVAQDYLKVIWTAREWSQEEKVTTKLLAERIGVSASTVSEAVRKLADQGLVEHARYGSITLTEHGRRAAVAMVRRHRLLETFLVNELGYGWDEVHDEAEVLEHAVSELLMARIDAKLGYPDRDPHGDPIPSVDGDVPTPPARRLSEFTAGQHGRVARISDFDPDMLRYFDSVGIALDTVIEVVERRDYAGTIAVLIGGADTAVDLGKPAAEAIWLTS; encoded by the coding sequence ATGCCTAAGCTCGCAGATGTGCCCGGTAAACGAGATGTCGCCACCCGCCGCGAGCTGAACGACGCCTCCGTGAACGCTACGGTCGCGACGGACGCCGCGGTCGAGGGTGTCACGACGGTCGCGCCGGATCTGACCTCGGTCGCGCAGGATTATCTGAAGGTCATCTGGACCGCTCGTGAGTGGTCCCAGGAAGAGAAGGTGACCACCAAGCTGCTCGCCGAACGCATCGGCGTCTCGGCGTCCACCGTCTCCGAGGCGGTGCGCAAGCTCGCCGATCAAGGTCTGGTGGAGCACGCCCGCTACGGCTCGATCACGCTGACCGAGCACGGCAGGCGGGCGGCGGTGGCGATGGTGCGCAGGCACCGGCTGCTGGAGACGTTCCTGGTCAACGAACTCGGCTACGGCTGGGACGAGGTGCACGACGAGGCCGAGGTGCTCGAGCACGCCGTCTCCGAGTTGCTGATGGCCCGTATCGACGCCAAGCTCGGCTACCCCGACCGGGACCCGCACGGCGACCCGATCCCCTCCGTCGACGGTGACGTGCCCACTCCGCCCGCCCGCCGGCTCAGCGAGTTCACGGCGGGCCAGCACGGCCGGGTCGCCCGGATCTCCGATTTCGATCCGGACATGCTGCGCTACTTCGACTCGGTCGGCATCGCGCTGGACACCGTCATCGAGGTGGTCGAGCGCCGCGACTACGCCGGGACGATCGCGGTGCTGATCGGCGGCGCGGACACCGCGGTCGATCTGGGCAAGCCCGCGGCCGAGGCCATCTGGCTCACCAGCTGA
- a CDS encoding zinc-binding dehydrogenase — translation MRIRGAVLERIGAHAPFAESRPISVCELELADPGPGELLVRIEAAGLCHSDLSVVDGNRVRPVPMLLGHEAAGRVEAVGSGDSDIAVGQRVVMTFLPRCGDCAGCGSEGRMPCVPGSVANNEGVLLGGGRRLRRDGEQVHHHLGVSAFATHAVVDRRSVVPVDDDVPPEVAAVLGCAVLTGGGALLNSAKPGPGDRVMVVGLGGVGMAAVLVAVSLGAPEVIAVDTVPEKLALAREWGATAAHTPAEVAEGGVQAEVVVEAAGNVRAFETAVAATAAGGTTVTVGLPAPDARASISPLALVAQGRSIVGSYLGSAVPSRDIPEYVRRWRAGGLPVERLVSAHIGLDQINQAMDELAAGHALRQVIVFD, via the coding sequence ATGAGGATTCGAGGCGCGGTGCTGGAACGGATCGGGGCGCACGCCCCCTTCGCCGAATCACGGCCGATCAGCGTGTGCGAACTGGAACTGGCGGATCCGGGGCCGGGGGAGTTGCTGGTGCGTATCGAGGCGGCCGGGCTCTGCCATTCGGATCTGTCGGTCGTCGACGGCAACCGGGTGCGGCCGGTGCCGATGTTGCTCGGGCACGAGGCGGCGGGCCGGGTCGAGGCCGTCGGCTCCGGCGACAGCGACATCGCCGTCGGGCAGCGGGTCGTCATGACATTCCTGCCGCGCTGCGGGGACTGCGCGGGCTGCGGCAGCGAGGGGCGGATGCCCTGCGTACCGGGCAGCGTCGCCAACAACGAGGGGGTGCTGCTCGGCGGCGGCAGACGGTTGCGTCGCGACGGTGAGCAGGTGCATCACCATCTCGGGGTCTCCGCGTTCGCCACGCACGCGGTGGTCGACCGCCGCTCGGTGGTACCCGTCGACGACGACGTGCCGCCGGAGGTGGCCGCCGTGCTCGGCTGCGCGGTGCTCACCGGCGGCGGCGCGCTGCTCAATTCGGCGAAACCGGGGCCGGGCGACCGGGTCATGGTGGTCGGTCTCGGGGGCGTCGGCATGGCGGCGGTACTGGTCGCGGTGTCCCTCGGCGCGCCCGAGGTGATCGCGGTCGACACCGTGCCCGAAAAGCTGGCCTTGGCAAGGGAATGGGGTGCCACCGCCGCGCACACCCCGGCCGAGGTCGCCGAGGGGGGTGTGCAGGCCGAGGTCGTCGTGGAGGCAGCGGGCAATGTGCGCGCCTTCGAGACCGCCGTCGCCGCGACCGCCGCGGGCGGCACCACCGTCACCGTCGGCCTGCCCGCCCCGGACGCGCGGGCGAGCATCTCGCCGCTCGCTCTGGTCGCGCAGGGCAGGTCCATCGTCGGCAGCTATCTGGGTTCGGCGGTGCCCTCGCGCGACATCCCCGAGTACGTCCGTCGGTGGCGCGCGGGCGGGCTGCCGGTCGAACGCCTGGTGTCGGCGCACATCGGACTGGACCAGATCAACCAGGCGATGGACGAACTCGCGGCCGGGCACGCCCTGCGTCAGGTGATCGTCTTCGACTGA